In Flavobacterium piscisymbiosum, the sequence AGAACAGAGAAATGGACAGAACTAAAATGGCTATGTGTTTTAAAATTTTCATTTGAATTTTAATTTAAATTATGAATATAAGGCTTCTGTCGAATGTAAATTCGAAGGAGAAGTAATTAGATAATCGAAAAATTAATACTTGAAAATGGGGGGATGGAATACAAAATAAGTGTTCAGATAAACGTAAAGATTTTTATATCCTGAGTTTATTTCTAAGATGACTTTTTGGTTATTTTGAAAATTAAAAACGGGAATGTTTTCAAAGTATAGCAAAATAGTTTCCGTGATTTCACCTTTTTTCTCACTCGAGGAAGGTGTTTCATTTTTTAAGGCTTTTGCCAACTCTTTCTTCAAATGGCATTTGCCATTACACTCTAATTTTGGAGTGTTCCTGTTTTCGCATAATTCTGCAGAAATATAATTGTAATTCAGTGCGTAATCCAAGATTGGAAATACCGGTCTGAACAATACTGCAAAAAGGAATATGTAAATACAAAATTTCATTACCTGTATTTTGAAAGTACGAAGGTATCATGATCTTTTTTTTCATGTTATGATTATGGTCATACTTTATGTAATACAAGTTTTGGAATTTTGATCCAAAGTTTAACAAATTAAAAACCTTAGTAATGAACAGATTATTTTTATTAGCGATGTTTGGTTCTTTCTTGCTCGTATCGTGTGGGAAAGAAAAATCGAATACTGATCAGGATTTTTCAACTCCTACAGCTACAGAAAATACAGCCGAAGCCGAATCATACGATCCTAAAAGAGGCCTTGGAAAATTTTCTACAGTTGAATTAGGCGCTTCCTTGGATAAGCCACTGGCTGAAAAAGGATTAAAAGTAGCCGAAGTAAAATGTACATCCTGTCACAAAACTACAGATGAAAAATTGGTAGGGCCTGGATGGAAAGGCGTTACAGGACGCAGAACTCCTCAATGGATTATGAATTTTATTACCAATCCTGATCCTATGATTGATAAAGATCCTGAATTGCAGGCTCAATTAGAACTCTGTATGATTCGTATGCCTAATCAAGGTCTGACCGATGATGAGGCCAGAAGTGTACTCGAATACATGCGCCAGAACGACGGTGTGAAATAACCAGAATAAAAAATTCAAATTCAAATGAGAATGTTATGAAAAATAAATTATTAAAATCAGTTTTTGCCGTTGCGTTAGGCTGTGCCTTCTTTGTTTCCTGCAAGCCCAAGGATTCCAGCGATACTGTCGATGGAGATGCTGCGCAAAAAGTTTACGTTGCTCCAGGTAAGTATGATGAGTTCTACAATTTTGTATCTGGTGGTTTCAGCGGTCAGGTAAGTGTTTATGGACTTCCTAGCGGTAGATTGTTAAGGGTTATGCCGGTGTTCTCAGAAGATCCACAAAGTGGCTATGGTTACAGTGAAGAAACAAAAGCCATGTTGAATACTTCGCATGGTTATGTCCCGTGGGATGATCAGCATCATTTAGATTTATCTCAAACCAATGGAGAAGTTGACGGGCGCTGGCTTTTTGCCAATGCCAATAATACGCCAAGGATTGCACGTATTGACCTGAAAACTTTTAAAACAGCTGAGATAATCGAGCTTCCAAATTGTGGAGGAAACCATTCTTCTCCTTTTATCACGCAAAACACAGAGTATATTGTGGGGGCAAGCCGTTTTAGCGTTCCCGCAGATAATGACGATGGAGATGTACCCATTAATACATATAAGAAAAACTTTAAAGGACACCTTAGTTTTGTAAAAGTGGGTAAAGAAGGAGAGTTGGATCTTGCTTTTCAGATCGTAACTCCGGGTGTTAATTTTGATCTTAGTCATCCGGGGAAAAAAGAATCTCACGGTTGGTTCTTTTTCTCCTGTTACAACACTGAGCAGGCCAATACCCTGCTTGAGGTAAACGCTTCTAAAAATGATAAGGATTTTATCATGGCCGTCAATTGGAAAAAAGCTGAAGAGTATATTAAAGCTGGAAAAGGAAAACGTGTACCGGCAAATTATGTTCATAATACCTGGGATGAGAAAACCCAAACGGCTAAATCTGAAATCAAGAAAGAAGTATTGATTCTGGATGCTGCTGAACTGAAAGATATCTGTTATATGATTCCCTGTCCTAAATCTCCACACGGGTGTGATATTGATCCAACTGGTGAATATATTGTTGGAAGTGGAAAACTAGCAGCCCTTATTCCTGTATTTAGTTTTACGAAACTGAAAAATGCTATTGCCAAAAAACAATTTGATGGTAGTTATGCAGGAATTCCTGTGATTAAGTATGAGGCCGCTCTTCATGGCGAAGTTCAAAAACCGGGTTTAGGACCGCTACATACCGAATTTGACGGAAAAGGGAATGCCTATACTACAATGTTTGTTTCTTCTGAAGTAGTAAAATGGAGCATAAAAGATTTAAAAGTTTTAGATAGAAAAGCCACCTATTATTCTCCAGGGCATTTAATGATTCCGGGAGGCAATACAGAGAAACCATTTGGAAAATATATGGTGGTTTATAATAAAATCACTAAAGACCGCTTTTTACCAACTGGCCCGGAATTAGCGCAAAGTGCACAATTATTTGACATTAGCGGGGATAAAATGAAGCTTTTATTGGATTATCCAACCATTGGAGAACCTCATTATGCGCAAGGTATTCCAGCTGATAAAATACGCAATAACGGTCAATTGAAATATTACAAAATGGCAGATAATCTGCATCCTTACGTTGCCAGAGGTGAAAAAGAAACCAAAGTGGTCCGAGAGGGAAAAAAAGTACATGTTTATATGACTTGTATACGTTCGCATTTTGCTCCCGATAATATTGAAGGTATACGAGTAGGGGATGAAGTTTATTTCCACGTTACCAATTTGGAACAGGATTGGGACGTTCCTCACGGATTTGCTATTAAAGGGGCAAATACTGCTGAGTTGCTGATCATGCCCGGAGAAACGATTACACTAAAATGGGTTCCTCAGAAAAAAGGAATTTTTCCATTTTATTGCACGGATTTCTGCAGTGCACTTCATCAGGAAATGCAGGGTTATGTTAGAGTTTCACCTGCAGGAAGTAATGTGCCAATTACGTATAGTTTGGGTACGAATTTACCAAAGGAATAACTAATAACCAGTGAAGGGGACAAAGTTTTCTTTGTTCCCTTTTTATTTGAATCATCATGAAAAATAAAATACTTTCAATTTTTTCAAGAGCAGTACTTTTTGTGTGTGGCTTTCTGTTAATAGGGTCCATTTTTGTTCCCATGTGGAAAATTGAACTGACAGCTCCACAATATCCTGAAGGTTTGGTTTTAAAACTTCATGCCACAAAAATTGCAGGAGATGTAGATATTATCAACGGATTGAATCATTATATAGGTATGAAAACACTTCATACCGAAGATTTTATCGAGTTTAAAATCCTGCCTTACATTTTAGGATTGTTTGGCATCATTGCTTTAAGCTGCTCTTTTTATGCTAAGCGAAATTCCTTGTATATATTGTTTTGTTCTTTTGTGCTTTTCGGAGTTTTAGCTGCTATTGATTTTTACCGGTGGAATTACGACTATGGCCATAATTTAGACCCGAATGCTGCCATACGGGTTCCAGGTATGGCATACCAGCCTCCATTACTGGGCTATAAACAGTTGCTGAATTTTGGCGCTTATTCTATACCTGATATAGGTGGATGGATGCTCATTACAGTTGGTGTCTTGCTTTTTCTGGCTATAATTAAAGAGAGGAAATCAGCTTTAGGATTTAATAAATTTTTTAGCGTTTTAATTATTGCTTCTTTTCTTTTTTCATGTTCAGGAGATAGACCAATTTCCATCAAAATAAATACAGACAATTGTGATTATTGTAAAATGGGAATAAGTGACGGTAAATATGGCTCAGAAATTATTACCCAAAAAGGACGGGCATATAAGTTTGATGATATTGCCTGTATGGTCAACTATTGTAAAGAACATTCAGATATGAAGGTTAAGAGTTATTATGTACATGATTATACAAAGGAAAATGAACTAATTCAGGCAGAAAAAGCTTTTTTTATTTCAGGCGGCACAATAAAAAGTCCGATGCATGGTAACATTGCGGCGTTCTCCACTGAAAGCCAATCACAAGCATTTGGAGCAGAATCACAGGGAACAGAGATACAATGGGCGTCAATTTTAGAAAAATAATTTTGGGACGAAAATGCTAATTACAATCAATTAAACATGAAAATACTTCTCTGTCTTTGCTTCTCATTTTTTTTTACCTGTCTTCATTCTCAAAAGATTGAAGTAGGAAAAAATAGAGCCATAAAAACCATAAAAAAAGCTATACAACTGGCCAATCCCGGCGATACGGTGTTGGTTTACAAAGGTGTTTATAGAGAAGGAAACATAGTGATAGATAAAAAAATAATATTGCAGGGAATTGGCTTTCCTATCCTCGATGGCCAAAAAAAATATGAAGTGGTTTCTATCAAAGCTGATAGTGTAACCATTGCAGGTTTTAAAGTCATAAATTCAGGGTATGCCTCCCTGAATGATCCCTGCGGTATTAAAATATATAACAAAACAGGGGTTACCATAAAAGAAAATATTCTGGAGAATAATTTTTTTGGTATTTATGTTCAAAAAGGAATTGGCTGTATTATAAAAAATAACACAATAAAAGCCCATCAAAAACAAGAGCAGCGTATTGGGAATGGCATTCATTGCTGGAAAAGTGAAAACCTGCAAATTGTCGGAAACCAAGTCTCAGGACATCGGGACGGGATTTACTTTGAATTTGTGTCTAATTCTATTATTTGGAGGAACATCTCAAAGAGTAATATTCGATACGGACTTCATTTTATGTTTTCTAATGATGATTCGTACATCTCCAATGTGTTTAAAAATAATGGGGCAGGAGTGGCAGTCATGTTTACCAAAAATGTAAAAATGTTCCATAATTATTTTGCAGAAAACTGGGGAGATGCCGCGTATGGTTTATTGCTAAAAGAAATTTCTGATAGTTACATCATAGGAAACAAATTCATCAGAAATACTTCGGGAATTTATATGGAAGGAACCAGCCGGGTAGCCCTCTCAAAAAATATTTTTAGAGATAACGGGTGGGGTATGAAAATTCAGGCAAGCTGTATGGAAAACGAAATTTCCTTTAATAATTTTATCGCCAATACATTTGATATAAGCACCAATGGCAGTTTAGTTCTTAACCATTTCAATAATAATTATTGGGATAAATATGAAGGTTATGACCTTAATAAGGACGGAATTGGAGATGTACCTTTTCACCCTTTGAGCCTTTTTGCAGTGCTTACAGAAAACAATCCCTCTGCAATGTTATTATTCAGGAGCTTTATGATTACGCTTCTTGATAAGTCAGAAAAGATTCTGCCAAGTATTACCCCGGATAATTTTGTTGACCAAACCCCCGAAATGAAATCTCTTGTGTTATGATTACTTTACAAAATATAAACAAAAAATTTGGCAAGCTTCAGGTATTGCAAAATGTAAACCTGAAATTTAACGCAGGTGAGTGCATTGCACTTATTGGTCCAAATGGTTGCGGAAAAACGACCTTGATAAAATCCATCCTGGGAATGGTTTTACCGGACAGCGGTGATATTTTATTCAATAAAGAATCTATTCTTAGAAAGTTTGAATATAGAAATAATATTGGCTATATGCCTCAGATAGGCCGCTATCCAGATCATATGACTATTGGACAAATTATTGCCATGATCAAGCAAATCAGGAATTCGAAAGACATTCTGGATGAAGATTTAGTTAAAGCTTTTAAACTTGATAAGATGGATGATAAACAAATGCGCACGCTTTCCGGCGGAACAACCCAAAAAGTAAGTGCAACATTAGCCTTTCTTTTTAACCCTGACGTCCTTATACTTGATGAGCCAACTGCAGGATTGGATCCCCTGGCATCAGAAATCCTGAAGGAGAAAATTATTAAAGAAAAGGAAAAAGGAAAATTAATTTTGATTACCTCTCATTTGTTAAGCGAACTTGACGATATGATTACCCAGATTATTTTTATGCAGGATGGTAAAGTGCATTTTCATAGAAATATAAACGAACTGCTTGAATCAACGGGTGAAATCAAAATTTCAAAAGCCATATCTAAAATTTTAAAGCAAAAGAGTCATGAACAGGATCATTAAAATTGTATTGTTGGATATTCTTAAAAATAAAATCGTTCTGAGTTACACTTTTGTTTTGGCCTTGCTCTCCTGGGGATCTTTTGGCCTTGAAGACAATTCTGCTAAAGGGCTGTTGACAATTTTGAATGTAATTTTATTTACAGTTCCATTAGTTTCGATACTTTTTTCGACGATATATATTTATAACAGTTCTGAATTTATTGAACTGTTACTCAGCCAGCCATTAAGGCGAAAAAAAATATGGATCAGTTTATTTGCCGGGCTTTCCATTGCAATGATTTTGGCTTTTTTGCTGGGTGCGGGAATCCCCCTTGTAATTAATGCGCCTGATGCTTCAGGTGTTATGATGCTTTTGTCAGGATGTTTAATCTCGGCTGTTTTTGTGTCTTTAGCTTTTTTGAGCTGTATTTTGACTCGTGATAAAGCAAAAGGAATTGGTGTAGCGATTATGTTTTGGATGTATTTTGCAATACTATTTGACGCTTTGGTTTTATTTCTGTTGTTTCAGTTTGCCGAGTATCCTATTGAAGAGGCAATGGTGGGGGTAACGGCCCTGAGCCCAATAGATCTTGCACGTATTCAGATTCTCTTACATCTTGATCAGTCAGCTATGATGGGTTACACAGGCGCAATTTTTAAAGATTTTTTTGGGACAACTATTGGATTGATTATCTCTTTTTTTCTATTGATTTTATGGATTGCGATACCTTTTTTTATTTCAGTCAGAAAATTTAATAAAAAAGATCTTTAACAATTAATATTTAATACTCAATTATGAAGGAGAAGATAAAAACAGATATTAAAAACAGACAGGATATCAAAATATTGGTTGATGCTTTTTATGGTAAGGTTCAGACAGATGCTACTATCGGATATTTATTTACCAAAGTGGCGAATGTTAATTGGGAAAAACATCTTCCAATTATGTATGATTTTTGGGATAATATCCTTTTTCATTCCGGAAATTTTGAAGGAAACCCGATGATGAAGCATTGGATTTTAAATCAGAAAAGCCCCTTAACTGAAACTCATTTTAAACATTGGAATAAGTTGTGGAAAAAAACTGTTGATGATTTATTTGAAGGACCAAAAGCATCAGAAGTAAAGATTAGGGCTCAGAGTATTTCGAAAATGATGATGAATAAAGTAGTAAAATAAAGTGATAAAGTAAAAAACGGGCGCTCGAAGAGCGGCCGTTTTTAAATTAAATGCTATTAGAGCTGAATTAATAATTTTCATTTAACCTCCACAAAGAAAGAAAAATATTTAAAAAAGATATATGATCTGAATCATATATTAAAGTATTTAAGAAATTTCAATAAAATATTTTATGATCTATAATTTCTATTTTTTTTTTCTTGTTCATAATAGAAATTGTCCGAATGACCGTCTCAACGCGCAAACCAGTAAAATCTGCAATTTCCTGACGGGTATACTGAATTTTCAGTCTTTGATTTGGGGGAATATTCTGCTGTTTTTTTAAATTATCGAGAAAATACTGTACCCGATACTCAGGTTTATGATTAATTATATTTTTTGAAAATACTATTTTATTGTAAATTCTCCAGGCAAAGACTTTTAATATTTTCGATTGGATTTTTGGATTTTCTTCAAGAAGCAAAAAGAAGTTGGCTTTTGAAAGTTTTAAGAGCACACAATCGGTCTGTGCTACTGCTGAGGCTGGATAAGGCTGATCAATAAAGAGGGGCGGTTCGCCAAAACTGCTTCCATTTTCAAAAATTCCTACTGTCAGGTCTTTTCCGTCTTCATTGGTATAGGTCATTTTTACAGTCCCCTCAAGAATCTGATAGAAGTATAGGGGAGGATCGTTTTCATAAAATATGATACAGTTTTTGGGTGTTTTTTTTGCAACAGCCCCCCAAGTGAATAGCAAATCTGTATCAATATGCATTTTTTCTAAAGTTATATGCATTTATAAATGATGCTAAATATTTCATCGCTTGAAGACAGCGCCTGCGGTTATTATTGATTTTCATAAATGCGGTGTTATTTGTTTTAAGCAAAGAAAAGAAATCAGGTATAAAAAAAACATGATAAATATTAGGTTTTGAAAGTTTTGTTGTAGCTAGAATAGGTGTTAAATTAAAGATTTATAAAAAGATATTTTTAATTTAAACTGGTAGCTAATCTTTTGGAAGTCATTGTGTAATCTGCAGTGTTATGATATTTATCATATTACAAAAGCAGTATACTTCGGATATTTGTAATGCATTAGAATGGTAATAGCTAAAAAGATTCATTTCAATTAAAAAAAGTTCTATTTCATTTTCTTCCTAATTTCTAAAATTAAAATTATGTCAAAGTCTTTAATTCAAAAATATAATGTTCCAGGTCCCAGATATACCAGTTATCCAACTGTTCCGTACTGGAATGAAATACTTTTTTCAATAGAGGAATGGAAGATTTCTTTTCAAAAATCATTTTTGGAGAGCAATTCACAAAATGGGATCAGCCTATATATTCATTTGCCTTTTTGTGAAAGTTTGTGCACTTTTTGCGGGTGCAACAAACGAATTACTAAAAATCATTCAGTAGAAGAAAAATACATCATCGCTGTTTTAAAAGAATGGAGTATTTACTGTGGACTGGCTTCTGAAAGACCAATCATAAAAGAAATTCATCTGGGAGGCGGAACTCCTACTTTTTTCTCATCAGATAATTTAGAAAAACTTATAAACGGTATTTTTAGTCTAGCCGATAAAGCTGAAAGTCATGAGTTCAGTTTTGAAGGCCATCCCAACAATACGACTTATGAGCAGCTTAAAAAATTATATAATCTAGGGTTTCGCAGAGTAAGTTTTGGCGTTCAGGACTACGCGGCAAAAGTCCAGAAAGCCATTCACAGAATTCAGCCATTTCACAATGTGGCAAAAGTCACCTTTTGGGCAAAAGAAATTGGTTATACCTCAATAGGACACGATATTATTTTTGGATTGCCTTTTCAAACAATTGAAAACATTGTGGACACCATCGAAAAAACAAATTCTTTAAAACCAGATCGATTGGCTTTTTACAGCTATGCGCATACGCCCTGGATCAAAGGAAATGGACAACGTGGATTCAATGAGGCAGATCTTCCAAAAGATGTAGAAAAAAGAAAATTATATGAGACAGGAAAAAACCTGCTTTCTCAAAACGGATATCACGAAATTGGGATGGATCACTTTGCTTTAGCTTCGGATAGTTTATATAAGGCTGGTCATACTGGGGAATTGCATCGCAATTTTATGGGATATAGCTCGTCAAAAACCCAGTTAATGATTGGATTGGGAGTTTCAGCTATCAGTGATAGTTGGTACAGTTTTGCTCAAAATACAAAGAGATTGGAAGAATATTATCAACTATTGGAATCCGACCAACTTCCTGTTGTCAAAGGGCATATACTTGACAAGGAGGATTTAATTATTCGCAAACATATTCTCAATTTAACTTGTCAATTTGAAACTTCGTGGAATGATAAGGCTTTTTATTTTGACGAATTACAAAGTGTTTTATCCGATTTAAAGGAATTGGAAAATGATAATCTGGTAATTATCGAAGAAAATAGAATCAAGATCACAGATGCAGGCAGACCTTTCGTCCGTAATATTTGTATGGCTTTCGATTTGCATTTGAAAAGAAAATCTCCCGAAACTAATCTTTTTTCAATGACAGTCTAAACTATTAATGGAATTCCTTGCACAAATTGACTCATATTCTGAAATTTTCTAGTTACGCTAATTATCAAACATGATATCCTGGCAGGGTCGATTCGTTTAACTACTTTCTGGATTTAAGATCACATCGATATGCCAGTAGCCACTGTATCAATCTTAAATAATAATTTCGCTGGAAAAGAAAATTATTCAAATTTTTCAAGTAATGTAGTGTAGTAACTCTAATTATTCTACTTTTGCAGCAAAAAATTACTATGAATAAATGCGATCAATGTATTGTAAGACAGCTTAGTGCATTGAAAGCACTAAACAAAGAGCAAATCATACAATTGGCAAATAGTAAAAGCACTCAGGTAATTAAAAAAGGGGAGGCTATAATAGAGGAAGGAGAAGTAATTAATGGGGTTTTCTGTATCAAAGATGGTATTGGAAAACTTTCTAAATTAAGTGCCAATGGCAGGGACCAGGTTGTTAAACTTGTTAAGGCGGGTGAACTTTTAGGGCAACGTTCAATGATCAGCAATGAACCTGCAAACTTGTCGGCTACAGCAATTGCTGATATGGAAGTCTGTTTTATTCCAAAATCTGAAATCATTCAATTTTTTAATAATAACAATCAGTTTTCAATGAACTTAATGCAGTCTGTTTGTGATGATTTGAAACATGCGGATGAGCATACTGTGGATATGGTACAGAAAACTGTTAAGGAAAGATTGGCTGAAAAGTTATTATATCTTAGTGACACTTTTGGTGTAAATGCTGATCAATCCTTAAAAGTGCAATTATCAAGAGAGGAATTGGCCGGAATGATCGGTACAGCCACCGAGAGTTGCATCCGAATGCTTTCTGAGTTTAAAAAATCAGGGCTGATCGAATTAAAAGGAAAGCTGATTTTTTTAAAGGATATTAAGGGATTAAAAAAAGAAGCCAGCTAACATAACATCATTTGGATAATTCCAGCATTCTTTCAATAGGAACAAACGCTTTTTTCATTATATCAGCAGGAACTTTAATTTCAGGCGTTTCATTAAGCAAGCAGTCGTATAATTTTTGTAACGTATTTACTTTCATGTAGCCACATTGGCTGCAGGCACAAGTGTTGTCTTCGTTTGAAGGTGCCGGTATCAATATTTTATAAGGAACTTCCAGTTTCATCTTATGAAGGATTCCCACTTCTGTAGCCACAATAAATTTGGTACCCGGATTGGTTTTAACATATTCAATCATTCCTGCAGTCGAACCAATATAGCTGGCTGTTTTTAAAATATGTGTTTCAGATTCAGGATGGGCAATAATTTGCGCATCTGGATTTTGTTTGTACAATTCAATTAATTTATCAAATGAAAATGCTTCATGAACCACACATGCACCGTCCCAAAGCAACATTTCCCTGCCTGTTTGTTCCATTACATATTTTCCCAAATTTTTATCGGGAGCAAAAATAATGGGTTTGTCTTTTGGTATAGAATTGACGATTTTAACGGCATTAGAAGAAGTTACCACAATGTCAGTTAAAGCTTTAACCTCTGCAGAACAATTCACATATGTAATAACAATGTGGTCTGGATGGGCTTGGGTAAATTGTTGAAATAAATTAGCGGGACAAGAGTCAGCCAACGAGCAGCCAGCATTCAAATCGGGAAGAATAACTTTTTTACCTGGATTTAAAATTTTTGCAGTCTCAGCCATAAAATGTACTCCTGCAAAAACAATTATATCAGCATGCACCTGCATTGCTTCTTGTGACAATCCCAGGCTGTCACCCACATAATCTGAAACATCCTGAATATCGGATTCCTGATAGTAATGTGCCAGAATAACTGCATTCTTCTCTTTTTTTAATTTCAGTATTCGCTCTTTAAGGTTTTTCATTATTAAATTATTTTTAATTATTCTCTTTTATTTTAAAACAAAAGAGTTGATGCTGATACATATGTTGGGTTTTTAAAATCGGTAAGTTTTTTGAAAATTAAGTTTTGCTCGTTTTTCGGAAATTCAATCAAACAAAGCTTTCATTATGACACTAAAATTAATACCTAAGGAAGGTGTCTCCCGATTTAATACCCAAAGCCAATTCTTCCAGATTTGTATTTTCAAGCGTGAAAACCAAATCATTGCGAATAGATATAAATTTATCGTGCATCGGACAAGGATGGTCTTCAGAACAATTACTTAATCCTAATGCACAACCGGTCAAAATGCGATCGCCATCCAAAGAATTAACTATTTGCGCTAATGTTATTTCTTTCATATTCTCTTTGGAAATTTCAAAACCTCCGCCCACTCCTTTTATAGATTTAATAATATTGTCTCGCGATAGGATTTGAAGAATTTTGGCTGTAAAAGCCTCCGGAGAATCGATTTTTTTGGCAATTTCTTTCAAGCCGATGCGATTGTCCTGATAGGATTGAAAAGCAATAAAAATAGCTGCACGAATGCCATATTCACATGTTTTAGAGAACATAATCTTTTTTTTGTAATGTATAAATCATATAAATCAAAGCCCGCCATAACGCACAAAAGATCCAAAAACAACCATCAAAACCCCAATTATGGTAACCAATAGAATATGAAAGGTCATTTCAGGTAACTTCTCAGCATTTTTTTCAAGTTTTGGCAGCACTCTAAATTGAGCACTCAAAGCAAAAAGAACCGTCAATAATAAAAGAGCTAATTTTGTTGAAACAACTTTTTCTATAGGTGTCTCGAACTGAAACCAATATTCGATGCTAACACCATATTTATAGGCCATTAAAATTCCGGTAATGACCAGCAAAACCAGAGCAGTCATGCCAACAGGTTCATACTTTCTTTCATAATCGAGAATTATATTCTGATTTTTTTCTTTTAATGCTTGTGGCAAAAAACCAAAGACAAGCAACAAATGACCACCAACCCAAATGGCGGCACTCAAAAGATGGATGATTAACAATAAATGGTGGCTCATATAGTTTTAGGTTTTAGTTTCACAATTTTAACAGATAGCATTATAAGGCCTGCTGGCATAAAAATACTGGATAAGAATAGATTTTGATAATAATTCGGTAAACTACCTTCACCCAAGAAAAACCAAATGCCCTGAAGAAACAAAAGAATTTCAGTTGTAAAAAATCCGAATAAAAAAATTGCGATTCCCCATGTTTGAATACGGTTTCTCGAATTTAAAAAATCATTTTGTAATGCAAATCCAAACAGGAAACCTGTAATAATTCCCAACATAGTCAAGTGAATGTATCCAATGACAAAATTACGAATCTGATGGGATACCTGTGCCAATTCCGGAAACAAAACCACCAGTTGAATAACGACTTTTAAAGCCAATGAAAACAAAGCAAAACCATAAACTATTTTTATGATCGTTGGTAAAATAGCAAAAAAGGACTGAAACTGCGGGCGGATAAATTGTATAAAAAGTACCGCAGCATATAGCTGAAGCATTACTCCAAGAGCATTTAACCAATAAAAAACCGGGTTAGGCAAATACCAGCTTACCGGCAAAGCCAATGTTAAAAAAGTAGAAGCAACAAATAAATTATAAAATATCCTGAATTTTTTAGCTTCAATAATAAGTTTTGCCTGTTTGAAAAACAAAGCCAAAATGGCAAACAAGAACCAGCCATTAAATTGAAAATGAAGAAAAAACTGAATCGCAATTTGATAAAAAGCGCTTGCTTTACCTAACAATGAAACTGCAGGACCCAGGCACCAGACACCCAAAGTAGAAAAAATCATGAAAAACAAAGCCGCACGAAGCAGCTTTTTTTCAGCCAGAGTTGTTGGATTGGCATCCTTTATAATTAAATAACAAAAATAGTAGCTGAAAAAAATATGCAAAGTCGAAAAAAGAATAGAAACAAAAGCATATCCTTGAGCAGGAAAATCAATCATCATTCCGACTACGGCCAGTTCTGTTATCCAGAATAATTGGTTGTAGATGGGTTTTTGATGTTTTTCTTTTGGAACAAAAAAATGAAAAATCAAACAGTACAACATCATATAGACCCAGCCTAACATCGCCACGTGTGAATGGCCGTGCATTAAAAACTGAAAATTGACTCCGGGGATTGGTGCAACATACATCCATCGCAGCAACAGTCCCATCAGTGAAGCGATGAA encodes:
- the hemN gene encoding oxygen-independent coproporphyrinogen III oxidase; this encodes MSKSLIQKYNVPGPRYTSYPTVPYWNEILFSIEEWKISFQKSFLESNSQNGISLYIHLPFCESLCTFCGCNKRITKNHSVEEKYIIAVLKEWSIYCGLASERPIIKEIHLGGGTPTFFSSDNLEKLINGIFSLADKAESHEFSFEGHPNNTTYEQLKKLYNLGFRRVSFGVQDYAAKVQKAIHRIQPFHNVAKVTFWAKEIGYTSIGHDIIFGLPFQTIENIVDTIEKTNSLKPDRLAFYSYAHTPWIKGNGQRGFNEADLPKDVEKRKLYETGKNLLSQNGYHEIGMDHFALASDSLYKAGHTGELHRNFMGYSSSKTQLMIGLGVSAISDSWYSFAQNTKRLEEYYQLLESDQLPVVKGHILDKEDLIIRKHILNLTCQFETSWNDKAFYFDELQSVLSDLKELENDNLVIIEENRIKITDAGRPFVRNICMAFDLHLKRKSPETNLFSMTV
- the nadA gene encoding quinolinate synthase NadA, whose amino-acid sequence is MKNLKERILKLKKEKNAVILAHYYQESDIQDVSDYVGDSLGLSQEAMQVHADIIVFAGVHFMAETAKILNPGKKVILPDLNAGCSLADSCPANLFQQFTQAHPDHIVITYVNCSAEVKALTDIVVTSSNAVKIVNSIPKDKPIIFAPDKNLGKYVMEQTGREMLLWDGACVVHEAFSFDKLIELYKQNPDAQIIAHPESETHILKTASYIGSTAGMIEYVKTNPGTKFIVATEVGILHKMKLEVPYKILIPAPSNEDNTCACSQCGYMKVNTLQKLYDCLLNETPEIKVPADIMKKAFVPIERMLELSK
- a CDS encoding RrF2 family transcriptional regulator, with translation MFSKTCEYGIRAAIFIAFQSYQDNRIGLKEIAKKIDSPEAFTAKILQILSRDNIIKSIKGVGGGFEISKENMKEITLAQIVNSLDGDRILTGCALGLSNCSEDHPCPMHDKFISIRNDLVFTLENTNLEELALGIKSGDTFLRY
- a CDS encoding Crp/Fnr family transcriptional regulator, with the protein product MHIDTDLLFTWGAVAKKTPKNCIIFYENDPPLYFYQILEGTVKMTYTNEDGKDLTVGIFENGSSFGEPPLFIDQPYPASAVAQTDCVLLKLSKANFFLLLEENPKIQSKILKVFAWRIYNKIVFSKNIINHKPEYRVQYFLDNLKKQQNIPPNQRLKIQYTRQEIADFTGLRVETVIRTISIMNKKKKIEIIDHKIFY
- a CDS encoding group III truncated hemoglobin — protein: MKEKIKTDIKNRQDIKILVDAFYGKVQTDATIGYLFTKVANVNWEKHLPIMYDFWDNILFHSGNFEGNPMMKHWILNQKSPLTETHFKHWNKLWKKTVDDLFEGPKASEVKIRAQSISKMMMNKVVK
- a CDS encoding ABC transporter permease subunit, whose protein sequence is MNRIIKIVLLDILKNKIVLSYTFVLALLSWGSFGLEDNSAKGLLTILNVILFTVPLVSILFSTIYIYNSSEFIELLLSQPLRRKKIWISLFAGLSIAMILAFLLGAGIPLVINAPDASGVMMLLSGCLISAVFVSLAFLSCILTRDKAKGIGVAIMFWMYFAILFDALVLFLLFQFAEYPIEEAMVGVTALSPIDLARIQILLHLDQSAMMGYTGAIFKDFFGTTIGLIISFFLLILWIAIPFFISVRKFNKKDL
- a CDS encoding Crp/Fnr family transcriptional regulator, giving the protein MNKCDQCIVRQLSALKALNKEQIIQLANSKSTQVIKKGEAIIEEGEVINGVFCIKDGIGKLSKLSANGRDQVVKLVKAGELLGQRSMISNEPANLSATAIADMEVCFIPKSEIIQFFNNNNQFSMNLMQSVCDDLKHADEHTVDMVQKTVKERLAEKLLYLSDTFGVNADQSLKVQLSREELAGMIGTATESCIRMLSEFKKSGLIELKGKLIFLKDIKGLKKEAS